aggacacgagtgtcatgGTCGGGATTTGAACCgcactctgatgacttaaccaacCGAACTTGAATTCAAGGCTATAATGTTATTATActattttcagaaaatttgataaTGCGGCTGTATATAATAGTTATATTTTTATCaagtacaaataaaacaagttgTTCTCAGATAAACATATTTTACATCATTATTCATTTTAAtgattgtttctttcttttacaGCTCTGGCGATGTAGATCATCAGATTTGTAAAGAGTTTATTGGTGAGATAATTGTCAATTGCTTTCAACAAATTTGCCATGTTTGTTCCCTCTTTATGACTTGTCTGAGCTAAAATAACCCACcgtttttcaaaaagaaattgacTTTATTaatcaaaagaaagaaaaattgtgattttaatttatgtatttgtGATTGATGTCTAATGATCTAGCTAATTATCATacaatttctttatttctttacagAACTTTGTCGACCCCTTCCAGTAACCTTTCATAGAGGTACGTTAATTTAGTAAATGACTTCTTCCCAAGAATCTTTCCATAtcttgaactttgaacttttcTCACTGTTACAAATTCTCACTGTCATTGTTTTCTTAACAGTTAAATTTTGTCtgccttttttcattttgtccTGCAAGTGCAAATCAACCCTTTGGCCACCACAGGATAAATATTGTTTAAGAATAAACTATTTAAGAATAAATGATTACCATGAATATTTTTAATAGATGGAAGTTTGCATCCGgcataaagaatataaattttgcaaacttccatctattaaagccattttacactttgggaacagaaaaaaaaaagttaacagatttacaattaacttagcttccggtggtctagttggtaagacactgctctagaattgcaaagttcataggttcgaatcccaccagagaaACATGCCTAGGTGATTTCTTTTAccgaactcggggaaagtactgagtatacgatgctaacacacattggtgtaaattggtgaaaccaaaattagtatacacataatgaatgtttatgagtgcaatggtgcgaatatgttcatgagttgaaagatggaatgttctattcaacgaggcggagccgagttgaatggaacattccagctttcaacgaatgaacatattcgcaccattgcacgaatgaaaaacattcattatttgttttatataacatccaagtagaactttgtcattttgattgaaagaaacaactttcaaaacaaacaatttcaactgtagaagccgaatgctagtaattttactttgccttcttgcagtaacacctgctgcgttaccaaagacacgcgcacgcagtgatgtttttactcagctttttcgttccatccgaaaagtaccattgcacgctggcagcgtgccagcgtgcaatggtacttttcggatggaacgaaaaagcacggcgagtgactcagcgtgcaatggtacttttatttgctatcacgtgacggacaatcctccaatcaaatggcaaggatctgcttgggtgttatataatataccATGACTGTTTGCTGTTTGTTAGTCATTTCTGATTATTCTTATGGGTTCATAATATAGCTTTTGATATGTGTCGTGATGCATATACCTCACTAAGGGACATCATTAACTTGGGATTTGAGAGACTGTTGACAAGTGGTCAGGAGACTTCAGCTCTTGAGGGGCTACCACTAATCAAAGAGATCATTCAACAAGCTAAAAACAGGATCATTGTGATGCCAGGTAAGCAGGTCTCAATCCTAAGTTCAGAAAGCtattataggcagtggacactattggtaattactcaaaataattgttagcatacaaacttacttggtaacaagccatggaaagctgttgacagtataaatattgtgagaaaaagcttccctctgaagaaacatagtttttgagaaagaggtaatttattactcaaatattttaaaggcttcaggcctgaagtattttattatttgtgtagGTATCTCAAAGCAATTAAGTttgtacaagggtgtttttctttcattattttcttgcaactgcgatgaccaattgagcccaaatcttcacaaatttgttagtttatgcatatgttgggatacaccaagtgagaagactagtctttgacaattaccaaaggtgtccagtgccttcaaagggAAGGCATATATTTGATAATCACTCTAAAACttaatgaaaacatttttatggttattacattcaaatttttaactttttgttaCTTTTTCTGTACTGTTCGGAGGTGGAGGAATAAATGAGCGAAATCTTGACCGTATTCTTACTGAAAGTGGCGCTCGTGAATATCATTGTTCAGCTCGAAGTACAGAAGATTCCTCAATGGTGCACAGAAACAACAGGGTTGCCATGGGAGCGTCTCTTAAATCTCCAGAATTCAGCTATAAATTTGCTGACAAGGAGCTGATACAGACATTGAAAGACATTCAAGCTGCTGTCTAAGATAAACTGATTCTTTGATGAGGATTTCATTTGTAGACGAGGAAGAACTGGACCCATTATATTCAGAGGTTTCTGTTGTAGccatggcctagtggttaaaggcagtggatactattggtaaatactcaaaataattatcctcataaaacctttcttgattacaagtaatggggagaggttgatagtataaaacattgtgagaaacagctccctctgaagtgacgtagttttcaagaaagaagtaattttccacgaatttgatttcgagacctcaagtttagaatttgatgtctctgaatcaagcatcagaaagcacacaac
The sequence above is drawn from the Asterias rubens chromosome 9, eAstRub1.3, whole genome shotgun sequence genome and encodes:
- the LOC117294911 gene encoding copper homeostasis protein cutC homolog, which codes for MEVCVDSVRSAVEAERGGASRIELCASLAEGGITPSLGLLRVVKSTIKLPVFVLIRPRGGDFLYSSQEVDVIREDVKLCKENGADGFVFGALTSSGDVDHQICKEFIELCRPLPVTFHRAFDMCRDAYTSLRDIINLGFERLLTSGQETSALEGLPLIKEIIQQAKNRIIVMPGGGINERNLDRILTESGAREYHCSARSTEDSSMVHRNNRVAMGASLKSPEFSYKFADKELIQTLKDIQAAV